ACATTCAAAATGTGAAAGGTTGCCAACCCCTCATGTAGCCTATTGCTAGCAACTTCAGGAAAGTAATTGCAGAATCTGCGAAAGTCAGCAAGAGAATAGTTGGGTCAGGTTACGTTTTTTTCCCCTTCTGGTAATGTAGATCTCTGGCGCCCTCGAGGCATTTGTCTTATTTCATCAAACTgtaagcatcagacaagctcaatgcgtatagttgattttattaaaacacagagtgtctatatatggaaaaatactaAAAACTGCAGTCAattgattggtcgaaagaacagacgacTCTCGGTTTACCAAAATCTTTCTTTAGTCGGGCCTAAAGCAAATATTTGCAATACAAACCTCTCATGTATTGAATGTAGCCTCCAAATAACATTGGCAGCACAATCTTCACAAACGAACAAATTGAGACTGATGATCTAACCTATTTTAATGACAAACAAAATGTCATCAGCTACAGCAACCTAACAGAATATAATACAATTTACTTGAGTATCATTGTCAAAAGTTCTCAAAACCAGACTGGGCTAAATGATGTGAACATTTTGTTAGGCCTGTGGTTCACTGGATAGCCAGCTACAAAATGGTGACCTTTCTGTGATGGGTCTCACACTGGGCTGGAGTTAAAAATAACATAAAACATTTTGATCAAAAGCTCATTAGCTTGTCCAGCAGTATCTATATGGGCCAACTTAAAATAAAATTTGATGTTTGCCGACCAGCACCAGACAACATGCAGTAAATAACCTTCTCATTTCAATTACTTTCATAATAAACTCTATAAAAACAGACTTGTCTTTTCAAATATTGAGATTCTGTGAACCCTAAAAAAAGTATTGTTTTTCTTTCACCACCAATATTTGCTTTTCCTTCTTAGTCATGAGGCATTCACTCTCTCAAATGCAGATAGTGGGCAATTGATAAAACTTGCAGTTGACATAAAGCCTAGAAGAACCAAGAATAAACACGAGGCCACCGCATCATGGTCAGTGATAACACCTTCAGACGTTGAACTTTAATAAATTAAAAGCTGTGGTAACATTTGAGCTCTGCAGAGGAAGTGACATGAAAATGGTTCACATCACTCTTCTGCTCTTGACGTCAATAAAGCTCAACAAGGACGCAGGATATTCATGTTCACCTTCCTGCTACCATAACATTCTGATAGTATGACTTGTGAAAATgctgactaacacacacacaatttctaCCCTTTGGAAACTTTCAGCATTCTGTAATTAAAATTGATGTATTAGCACGACATATGAAAACTATAAAGGCAACCATTGCAAATGTGAGTCCAGTGGTTCACTCAAGACCAGGGGATAAaggcaggggtggagggcagTAGTGAGGAGGGATATGGGCAGGATAGGCCATTTTCTGGAAAGTTTACATATGCACTCCTCCCCATGCATTTAAATGCACTGGATTGGTGTAATCGTGGGAGAGGGAATTACCACCCTATTTTTTGCAACAGTCAATTCCTTTGAAATccatgaagggaagtgaacaaaTGTACACTAAGGGCAGAGGGGATGAGAACCCGGACACTGTCTAGGTTTCTCAGCATCTCGACAGTCAACTGGGGGATTTTATTCACAGCCTAGATAGAGATTGTCCAGGGTCCGTGTGCTCCTAGTGTCAGTGGGATCCTCTTAGTTACCCACAATGCTGGGGTCGTGTGCAGAGTCTGGCAGTGTGGAGTCATGGCAGTGGTACAGAAAACAGTTTCCCCAGCAGCTGTAGCAGATGAGAAACAGGGCTGCCAGGAACACTAAGGCACAAATGGTACATGGCTTCCTCTCCAGAAGGAAGCTGAGCAGGTAGAAGCCCATGAACATTGAGTGATTGAACCATAAGGCTGGATTCAGGGGTTTCGGGATgaggaggactgggagcaaccaCTGAAGGCAGTACATTGTCTGCGAGGGGGACGCGAAATCACACCAAGCTCAATCAGTTGGCCACAGGGCTAGGTGGAATGTCACACAGTGAGGTTTCCCAACCACGGCAGATGTGACGTGGGAGCAGGTTGTAACCGTTTACCTTCAGGTTAGGCCTAAAAAAAGGAAAGGAAACAGTAAATAAAAAGGTGCAGACACGCATCAGCTATACATTTCTCTTTGACATGACATAGTTAGCAATATTTCCCTGCAAATGCAAAAATAGCTCAACTTGGTCACGCTCTCATCACCTAGCTACGCTAGTCTGCTAACCCGATGGATGTTGGGTTAGATCGAGCACAACAAATATCTTTCATTGCATTAAAGGCAAGTTAACTATGGTGGGGTTGATTTGGTTGACTAGCTGCAGTTAGTAACActataatgttagctagcttcaAGAAGAAAACAAGTAGGGACGTCAAACATTCAGCCTGTTGCACAGACCCTATGGATGCTCTAGTCTAGAGCACCTGGTTAAATTGTGGTTAGGAGCATTTTCTAACTCTCTCCATGGTTAAAGCAGTAAGAAATTCAGGTCATTGTTGTAAAAATATGGGTGCTTAATTTACGATCATCCTAATTGGAAATTCTTTTGACATTGAATTCTTATATTATGCTAAATGTCCCTATGGTGGACAGAACGTGTTACTAAATTGCACAGATTAACGTTTTCACCACACACCAATTACAGGAAATAAAAAGTATGTGTATCTCAGATTGTTGTTGATACCATGAAAGATTCCTCCgctactggcttccagttgaagctcgcatccgctcaAGACCattacggagctgtgaggggaaagtacctccaggctctgatcaggccctacacccaaacaagggcacttatccacctctggcctgctcgcctccctaccacagGAAGtaaagtcaaaactgttcgctgctttggtggaacaaactccctcacaacgccaggacagcggagtcaatcaccaccttccggagacacctgaaaccccacctctttcaggaatacctaggataggataaagtaatccttctcaccttccccccccttaaaagatttagatgcactattgtaaagtggctgttccactggatgtcttaaggtgaacgcaccaatttgtaagtcgctctggataagagcgtctgctaaatgacttaaatgtaaatgtaaattatagCCATCTCAATTACACAAAATCTATGGATTAAAACAGATAAATATATTTGGTTTTGTACCATGGGTTTGGTCATATACACTGCTATTCGCAGAACTTGTCATTTTTAAAAATTCTAATGGAATGAATGGCCGTGTGGCCAATACGTCGATTTGAGAGTCAAACTATCACTTAAATTACAGGCAACCGTTGTCAGTGTTGATATTAGGGCAGGGACGACACCAGTATGTCGATACTCAGTAccatggcaaggaaacaaaacacaaagcggATTCTTTAGGACAACAGCCCTAATGCTGGAaacatgttgtcatccagagtcacctTTATTCTTTTCCAAGCTACAGCACACGATATTTTACATAAAGAAGATTCTTTAAAACCCACTGTGTTTTCCTTTTTGGCATGGGGAAAAGAATACTGCGATACTGGCATTGCCACAGCCCTTGTTCATAACATATGGCAGGTCATGATTTGTTAAATAAAGCAACTGATTTGTTTCCTTCCCCGTTTCGTCAGCCTCCCAAAATCGCAATTGCCATTCTAGAATTTAGATGACGGTCTTCTAACTAGTGATGGAAAAATGATTTTCCGATTCCGTTTGGCTTTTGAATAGTTTTAGTTTAACAGCGCATACACCCAACGTTTACCCCCTGTTGCATTACCCTTACTGCATTGGCAACCCACTTGAATCAAAATTCAACACTTAAGAATGTAGCTAGGTGTTTCTGCAAGTTGTCCTCTAAGCAGTgattagtgctgagcgattaacccaAAATGTTTTTTCCCGGCTTttaaaacacatacagtggggcaaaaaagtatttagtcagccaccaattgtgcaagttcttccacttaaaaagatgagagatgcctgtaattttcatcataggtacacttcaactatgacagacaaaatgagaaaaaaaaaatccagaaaatcacattgtaggatgtttaatgaatttatttgcaaattatggtgaaaaataaatatttggtcaataacaaaagtttatcaatactttgttatataccctttgttggcaatgacagaggtgaaacgttttctgtaagtctacACAAGGgtttgcctacggagctgtgaggggaacggcacctcagtacctccaggctctgatcaggccctacacccaaacaagggcactgcgttcatccacctctggcctgctcgcctccctaccactgaggaagtacagttcctgttgcccagtcaaaactgttcgctgctctggcccccaatggtggaacaaactccctcacgacgccaggacagcggagtcaatcaccaccttccggagacacctgaaaccccacctctttcaggaatacctaggataggataaagtaatccttctcacccccccttaaaatatttagatgcactattgtaaagtggctgttccactggatgtcttaaggtgaacgcaccaatttgtaagtcgctctggataagagcgtctgctaaatgacttaaatgtaatgtaaatgggtctcacacactgttgctggtattttggcccattcctccatgcatatctcctctagagcagtgatgttttggggcagttgctgggcaacacggacttacatggccccattcaatctttcctttacacggatcagtcgtcctggtccctttgcagaaaaacagccccaaagtatgatgtttccacccccatgattCACAGTagttatggtgttctttggatgcaactcagcattctttgtcctccaaacacgacgggttgagtttttaccaaaaagttatattttggtttcatctgaccatatgacattctcccaatcttcttctggatcatccaaatgctctctagcaaacttcagacgggcctggacatgtactggcttaagcagggggatacgtctggcactgcaggatttgagtcactggcggcgtagtgtgttactgatggtaggctttgttactttggtctcagctctctgcaggtcattcactaggtcccccgtgtggttctgggatttttgctcaccgttcttgtgatcatttggaccccacggggtgagatcttgcgtggagccccagatcgagggagattatcagtggtcttgtttgtcttccatttcctaataactgctcccacagttgatttcttcaaaccaagctgcttacctattgcagattcagtcttcccagcctggtgcaggactacaattttgtttctggtgtcctttgacagctctttggtcttggccatagtggagtttggagcgtgacggtttgaggttgtggacaggtgtcttttatactgataacaagttcaaacaggtgccattaatacaggtaacgagtggaggacagagaagcctcttattaaagaagttacaggtctatgagacttgcttgtttgtaggtgaccaaatacttattttccaccataatttgcaaataaattcattaaaaatcctacaatgtgattttctggatattttttctcattttgtcagtcatagttgaagtatgcctatgatgaaaattacaggcctcatctttttaagtgggagaacttgcacaattggtggctgactaaatactttttggtCCCACTGTAATTGACTCAAGTCAGTTAAATTATTTGAATTACATTTCGTTCTAGGTTTTTCCTGTGAGCTCGATGTGCAGAACTGTTCGATGTAGTAGGGaattgtagtttccaacaggccaatattccaCATTGTTCAGCACagaaaacgtggtaattaactacaatgaccataatccactaTGTGCCCGCTTAAACTTCAGAGCGGGTGCCCGATTGACAGGGATAAAAAGCAGTTGTTTCGCgagcctgaaaatacatgatctagcTTTTGTGACGATAGCATTATGttgtcaagcttatgggcatgtggcagccatgtgtgggagggaggttcctaggtgtgagaagtgtacAAAAGAACataagacaaaggaatgtgtagtattggggaaagtagtggtaGGTGTTAATTGTAAGGGTGCCCAAggggctggggatcagaaatgtccaATGCGAGAGAGACATGTTGAGGTTCCCAGGGTTAGAGTTGTGCAGAAGTTgtcgtatgctgaggcagtgaagaaagtagagggagATGAGTcaagggggagggatcctgaggagtggtgtgagtaatCGATCTGAACCAATAGAGGGATAGGCCAACAAGTGATAAACatttcagtaagattggattttttAGTGAgtatagggttagatggtagggtatttgttTATTTTCAAGCAAAGTATAAGGAAGTTATACTCTAGTCTAGTAGCTGGCGGTAATGCAACACTTATTGGATGTCAACTGCTGTTAAACCTCATTGAAGAAGTGAAGCATCTTGAAGTGTGTGACACCCTGGCTGTGTTCggatacccatactaacatactttATACATACATACTTAATGACTCgttactacatactattagttaATTTTAGTGTACTGTACTTTCTGTTGAGCATACTAGCCCTACACCTGTGTTCCGGAAATTGATTATGTTGTTATGCAACCTCATGCTAGCTTGTTAACATAACAAATCAATACATTTTTGTGTTcctaaattcaatctggagtgccataTTAAACGGGTGCTGAGCGTTCGTAAATTTATTCTGCtgctctggtacactcagacaAGTGTGCTCTGAAATTGAGTAAATAGCCAGAGCGAATGtatgtccattgagaacgcacaacgactataccacttagctaagaatgatgtgaataatcaagtcaataaacgttgggtagttagttagtatATAATTAATATACTGGCCAGTTCAatgtattagtagccaactaacgaggtagctagctaacataccggtagtacctactgctgtaatgatatgcatgCTATGCGGTTTGTAAGGATAGCGTAGCCAACACATTGTCAGCCAACATTACGTGTAGCGTATATAATTAttaagtcattactttattatattgctcaacattttcttaacatttgtcataattagttaaagcaattcGTTTGTATCCACTCTCGTCggacttcggctgcatattttccgcaattttcttcaaatctgaaaacgtgAAACCACACCAATttcctgaagaattgcattatgggctaTTTCCGcaattttcttcaaatctgaaaacgtgAAACCACACCAATttcctgaagaattgcattatgggctaTTTCCGcaattttcttcaaatctgaaaacgtgAAACCACACCAATttcctgaagaattgcattatgggctaATATACTCAATTCACCTCATGTCGTACGTTTAGTACGAGTATTCGAACGTAGctcctaaatatatatatatattcgaaCACAGCTCCTGTCTTTAGTGCACACCCGTCAtgtaaaaatatcacatttaggcTACATGTGGTTTTTGAATGGTAGTAGTTTCAACAGCGCATACAACCATATTTTCCGGTTTATTGCCACTTGTCAaacgtttttgtgtgtgtttgtgcagtgTACAAagtgcttgtttaaaaaatacaagTAAACTGATTATTGTTACACATGTGTAGATAGTATATTTTAGGTTTCCGAAATATCACGTAGTGTTTctgcatattggttattgatttggacacGTTCAAACTGTTTTGACTTTGGACTATTTATCAAAAGGTCTTGTCACCAGGAAACAACGACAAAACATTATACTGTAATGTTAAACTTAAGTTTTAGGAGTAACGTTATACATTTACCTTTCAACATTAATTTCCAATGGTATCGTAATTCGTTGTGTAAAAACTGTTGAATAAATCCAAAAACGTGCGGTGATAGATTTATTTTGATGATATATCACCAAAACGAGTAGTTAGCTGGCGAACGTTAGCTTGTTCGGTTAATaattaacgttagctggctaacgAGCTTCTAGCTAGCTAAAACAATCGTGTTGAAATAGTAGTTTGTAACAACTTGTCCAATTGAATTATACATAGCTAATATTTCGCGTTTGAAGCTAAGTATTTGAATAACACATCATACAAAGAATAGAACCAGACCTGTCAGTTTCCAGGTTCATTCTTGATGGACTCCATTGCTGCTGCCTAGACGACTGCGTAGCAatcccagagaggaagaggcggcGCCAGAGGCTCCCCTTCCGTCAAAATCTATCCACACGGAAATACAGAGGTAAGCTAACCGATAACTATAGCAGACTACTCCCATTCCCAGGACGGACACAATACCATCTCGCCACTAAACAGTATCTCTGGCTTTAGCATTTCAATTACAAAACCAACATAAAAAGATGGTAACAAATTTGCCTTGGTGTAAATTATGTTCAAATTATTTTATTCACTAGTAAGAACCCAATACATGTGCTAAAAACATATATAGTGTCCTACATAATAAATATGAGGTCAATAATTATATAGTTCCAAATTTAAATTACGTCAAATATTTTTCAGGCTTCATTCTATTGATCCTTATCCAATATTGCTGTCTTCGAAACTGTAGCTTGACCACTCCAGAGATGTTACAAAAGAAAGAGACACGAATTCTCCTTCTTCGGTGGGGTTTATCGGCAGTTGGCATCCAACGTTATGGGGCATTACCGCCACCTATTTTACTGGAGTGTAGGCCAGAGACGGATAAACTAAATCCTACCTGCCAGCCCTGTTGCTCTTAAATATATAGTCTCAAATATTTTATCTAATGACGTTCTACTCAATATAGTCTTTCAATTAATTTCCTGTATCCCCTTTTCCTTCATACTAGATCTCATCATCTCTGTTTCCCTCCAATAATGTCCACACTGTATCAATACATGCTCTGTTTCCTGGCAATACTCACATTTTCCTGTTGGATGCTTTCCTATCACATGGTAAGGTCTTATTCAACTGGCTATGTCCCACCCTGAAACGTATAACTGTGTAATAATTAGAATGAATCGACTGTAATtctctaatgtgtgtgtgtaggactaGTTAAGACTTTACTATTTAGCAATTCAAGTGAGACATTCAAGGCTTTCATTATATGATGCTGGTCTCCCACTGGAGCAGCAACTGGCACAGAGATTATTAAGGGCTTAAAGAGCAGGGGACCTAGCATGGGCCTTTGCCTGCAACGCCACTAAAGTTCTACAGAAAGTTCTACAAAGCCATTGCACCCAAGATGCCAAAAAGTGTTAAAATCTTGGAaatacagcctcctctcttctgtccttTCCTGCCGTTCTCCACTCCCCAACTTTCCTCTGTACTTGAAATAAatgcctgcccttagtatctctattccactacTCCTGCCATTTCTCCACCATCACTGTCCATGTCATGCTTTTTGCCTCTGCCTTGCTCATTGAAACTACCACATCAACATCCCCACTACTTAGTGCTTGTTTAGCCAGTACATCAACTGCCTCATTCCCCTCGACCTCCACGTGAGCTCGGATCCATGTAAATATTATCTGTAtacccatttatttatttatttacacatCTCCTTCGCCTTAGTATTAACCACCCACCCAAAGCTTGTGTTCTGTCTTCGCTCATGTTCCCAGCATGCCTGTAAAATCCCTTTCGCAGGATGAGATACCCCATGTCCTTGTAGGCTGACCCAATAATTCATTGCCAGCTGCTGTCTCCTGGTCTGCAATGGCATTTCCCCCAACTCCACCTGTAGTGCAGCCACTGGGGACGCCTGAAACGCCCCACTACTGAGTCCTTGTATGACATCTAGCCTTTCCAATGATGGACGGGTTGCCAAACCATATGCTATACTTCCATAGTCTATTACAGATTGGATCAATGAAACATACATGGTCTTCAATGAGGCACACCCAGTCCTTCCCTGTCAGACAGAGCATCACATTTAGTACCTTCTTACACTTTCCCACCGTAGTACGTAGTATAAAAGTATACCCCAAGGAACCTAAAGGCCCCCACCCTCCATGTTTTTCCCATATAACCTTAAGCATACCTCATCTCCCACCTTCCTCCTGGTAAAGAACACTGTCTGAGTTCTCTACACAGAACCTGAATCCCCACATGAATACCCACTGCTCTACCTCATCAATTGCTTCCTGTACCTTCCTGACTATATATGGCACATTTCTTCTTCTCTTCCATAAGGCCCCATCATCTGCAAATAACGACCTCCCAATGTCCGGCTGTACCTGAGAGTAAGCATCATTGATCATGATTGAGAACAACAGAGGACTTATCACGCTCCCCTGTGGTGTACCATTATCCACCATGTAGCTGCCTGAGAGAGACTTCCCCACCCTCACCTTCCAAACAGGAAATCCTTTATCCAGTTGTATGTTCTTCCTCCTACCCCCATAATATCAAGCTTGATTAACAACCCATCCTTCCACGTCATGTCATATACCTTCTccacattaaaaaaaatacagttaaCAACAGTCTCCTTGTTCacctaagcagagcactgggtccattgTTCCCCTACCCTTCCCGAATCAGCTCTGATGTGGCGATACTAACCCCCTGCTCTCCAGGAAGTAAGTTCGCCTCTTATGGCTATTGGCCGATAGCTTGTTGGCCTCGTTGGGTCCTTCCCTGGCTTCCGGATTGGTACCACCACTCTTTCCAGCTGCCTGGTAGTTTATCCTCCTCCCATACTGTTGTACAACACCAATACCTTATCCAGTGCCTCATCACTAAGATGGGCCAACATAACATAGCACACCTCATCTTTCCCAGGTGAAGTTAACTCAGCCTTACCTATTGCCCTGTTCACCTCTGCCATGGTAAATGGTGCATTCAACGCATCATTTACATCCTCCCTCCTATCCAGCAGTCCCGGAtgctcctctctcgttctctctccccctcttttgaCAAATTTGCTGAGCTATGCACTTGGACAAAAGCTTTGGCCATCATCTCTGCCACACGTCAACACTGGATAATCCCACTCCCTTCTGACCCCACTCATCCTCTTAATCATCCCCCACTGGTGTCGACCCTTCCAATGGTGTCACAGAACCAACGCCAACATGACCTCTTTGCCTGTCGAATAGTTCTCCTCACCAGAGCCTGGGCCTGCTTATACTAAATCAGATGTTGGAAGTTGTGTGTCCTTTTTAGTACTCTGAATGCCCTGTTCCTACTCCTCACCATTGCTCCACACTCCTCCAACCACCACGGGACTgctttccccctccccctcctcctccctgaacTCTTAGGGATCGCCTCAGTAGCTGCTCCCACTAAAGCTGCTCTCACCCAGTTATTCATACTATCCACTTCCCCTCTCAAATCCACCCAAGCCATCACCCGCTCACTTAACTCCTGAAACGGAATCCCACTTTGCTCTTTCAAACACCCACCTGCCTACTCCATCCActgacacctcctcctccctctggcctACTGTGCATACTATGGGGTAATGATCACTCCCTACTGTCGACTCTTCCCATTAACAGATTCctgaccattccataaaaatgtagttctataggagaaagccctgcctccagctgtttgcttagacattctaaggacaataaggaggccaacatcttgtgaccgtagtatACGTGTAGGCATGTACAGCAGGACTAAATCAGAGAGATTGGTGGGAGCAAGTCCATTTAAtgttttgtaggttagcagtaaaaccttaaaatcagccctagccttaaaagccctgtgtgtgtgagtgagtatcCCTAATCTTGGCAACAGACAAAGAACTATGAAtggatcagtggttcaccaatcagggccttgTGTAGTAACAGTAAAAATACATTATGTGTTTTTAGGGGCACTAAATGTTCTTGCAAAGATCCCATGAAACGTGTCGAACATTAATATCTTAAATTCTGAGACCACGGTAATCACGTTCTGGGTAAGTTCCATTTGACATTAAGGGAATGTGCTCCAAAGTTGTGGGAACATTTCTTGTTAGCTGGGATTGAACTTTTCAATTGAGCCTTGTATCATGTGCCATATTACTTTGCTATATCTTTTATTGGTTTGAAGGCAATCCCCATTGTATAGAATGAGCAATCTTAGGTATTACAGTCTGGTACCAGGTCCTTTCTAAATGTGACTGACgactcgattcggtcttatgtatcAAAATTTAAAAGTGCCATTTTTacatttgagaaaatggcccttgaatattttggtacacctactggagagctcgtCTTTGtatacacccattcagcatcattcacaccctcttaagccttagccccacccacctctttaaggattcacatgtgaggccatgtactaaacaaccaaagatttcaagattAAAGGCTAatttaatctggagtgccagagtgtgctctgggAGTTCGTAAACTCTGAGctttgtcagattgtctgtttgtaaattcagagtttTTCTCTCCCTGAGTATTAAGCGCGCACattggccgaggagtagggttg
This genomic window from Oncorhynchus nerka isolate Pitt River linkage group LG2, Oner_Uvic_2.0, whole genome shotgun sequence contains:
- the LOC115135049 gene encoding bladder cancer-associated protein; amino-acid sequence: MYCLQWLLPVLLIPKPLNPALWFNHSMFMGFYLLSFLLERKPCTICALVFLAALFLICYSCWGNCFLYHCHDSTLPDSAHDPSIVGN